Proteins encoded together in one Streptomyces roseifaciens window:
- a CDS encoding DUF2267 domain-containing protein → MISDVRVPLEHQQPYGTTYEQMLEQVRYEGAYPTRERADEAVRLVLAGLGRQLTGDERVDLAARLPLEAARVLTAQIPDTRPLTGWAFVKDLAARTGASLATTRWDTGSVFSAVAAHAGPDLITRILHQLPTGYALLFGRAELTPAA, encoded by the coding sequence GTGATCAGCGACGTGCGCGTACCGCTTGAGCACCAGCAACCGTACGGGACGACGTATGAGCAGATGCTGGAGCAGGTCCGCTACGAAGGCGCCTACCCCACCCGCGAGAGAGCCGACGAAGCCGTCCGCCTGGTCCTTGCGGGGCTGGGACGCCAGCTGACCGGCGACGAACGTGTCGACCTGGCCGCCCGGCTGCCCCTTGAGGCCGCACGCGTCCTCACCGCGCAGATCCCCGACACCCGGCCCCTGACCGGCTGGGCCTTCGTCAAGGACCTCGCCGCCCGCACCGGCGCCTCCCTGGCCACCACCCGCTGGGACACCGGCTCCGTCTTCTCCGCCGTCGCCGCCCACGCCGGACCCGACCTCATCACCCGCATCCTCCACCAGCTCCCCACCGGCTACGCCCTGCTGTTCGGCCGCGCCGAACTCACCCCGGCCGCGTAA
- a CDS encoding DUF885 family protein, with amino-acid sequence MTGITDARVSAALALDLARARESVGLHVYDGQVQDLSPGGVSGTLARLGRGPLPEDPFDAEVTLIHEDGLRARFAEAQLHRRDPLLHVAAMDLACYDRQYAPAGQRHHARMRHLSGWPDAVDNAIEALDRVPAPVATATLPAVRGLAHGVDDARALAALRRLVRHVETAARDGGPSAALGTAAFERLLGAGEGLTYDVTELTTTAERERARLLELLRDAVDRLAPGERPADVLRALLRDHPVTADGVFVEAAALIDEVTAFAVDRDLIADPGGVCRVGPAPASRAFAQAMMSWSAPYEADAPSWYYVVPPDPAWPPGEAEEWLAVFSRTSLPAITVHEVTPGHYAHGRALRALTSDVRRSLESAGFVEGWAHYTEELYAEEGFRADDPRYVIGVAVEALLRVTRLTCSIGLHTGAMTVDEATARFEADAFLRGRAARGEALRGTVESTYGRYTLGKMAIRQARDRAHDSWGQRYTHRRFHDALLALGMPPLGLLERAFVGDLAPRPPTVVG; translated from the coding sequence ATGACCGGCATCACCGATGCGCGGGTGAGCGCCGCGCTCGCCCTCGACCTGGCCCGGGCCCGCGAGTCCGTCGGCCTCCACGTGTACGACGGGCAGGTCCAGGACCTCTCGCCCGGAGGTGTGAGCGGCACGCTCGCCCGCCTGGGACGCGGGCCGTTGCCCGAGGACCCGTTCGACGCGGAGGTCACGCTGATCCACGAGGACGGACTGCGCGCCCGGTTCGCCGAGGCCCAGCTGCACCGCCGCGATCCGCTTCTGCACGTCGCCGCCATGGACCTGGCCTGCTACGACCGGCAGTACGCCCCGGCCGGGCAGCGGCACCACGCGCGGATGCGGCACCTGTCGGGCTGGCCGGATGCGGTGGACAACGCGATCGAGGCCCTGGACCGGGTGCCCGCGCCGGTGGCGACCGCCACGCTGCCCGCGGTCCGCGGCCTCGCGCACGGCGTGGACGACGCCCGCGCCCTGGCCGCGCTGCGGCGCCTGGTCCGCCACGTCGAGACGGCCGCGCGGGACGGGGGCCCCTCGGCGGCCCTGGGCACCGCCGCGTTCGAGCGGCTGCTGGGCGCCGGGGAGGGCCTCACGTACGACGTCACGGAGCTGACGACCACGGCCGAGCGCGAACGGGCCCGCCTGCTGGAGCTGTTGAGGGACGCCGTGGACCGGCTTGCCCCCGGCGAGCGCCCCGCCGACGTCCTACGGGCCCTGCTGCGCGATCACCCGGTGACCGCCGACGGCGTCTTCGTCGAGGCCGCCGCCCTGATCGACGAGGTCACCGCTTTCGCCGTCGATCGGGATCTGATCGCCGACCCCGGCGGCGTCTGCCGGGTCGGACCCGCCCCGGCCTCACGGGCCTTCGCGCAGGCGATGATGTCCTGGTCCGCGCCGTACGAGGCCGACGCCCCCAGCTGGTACTACGTTGTGCCGCCCGACCCGGCGTGGCCGCCGGGGGAGGCCGAGGAGTGGCTGGCCGTCTTCAGCCGCACCTCGTTGCCCGCCATCACCGTGCACGAGGTGACGCCCGGTCACTATGCGCACGGCCGTGCGCTGCGGGCGCTGACCAGCGACGTGCGCCGCTCGCTGGAGTCCGCCGGGTTCGTCGAGGGCTGGGCGCACTACACCGAGGAGCTGTACGCCGAGGAGGGCTTCAGGGCCGACGACCCGCGCTATGTGATCGGCGTGGCCGTCGAGGCGCTGCTGCGGGTGACCCGGCTGACCTGCTCGATCGGCCTGCACACCGGGGCGATGACCGTCGACGAGGCCACGGCCCGCTTCGAGGCCGATGCGTTCCTGCGCGGCCGGGCCGCCCGGGGCGAAGCCCTGCGCGGCACCGTCGAGTCCACGTACGGGCGTTACACGCTGGGCAAGATGGCGATCCGTCAGGCACGCGATCGCGCACACGACAGCTGGGGGCAGCGCTATACGCACCGACGCTTCCACGACGCGCTGCTCGCCCTCGGTATGCCTCCCCTCGGGCTGCTGGAGCGGGCCTTCGTCGGCGACCTCGCCCCCCGGCCACCGACGGTCGTCGGATGA
- a CDS encoding ATP-grasp domain-containing protein — MQRLLLVGVGLTGRPYAAAARRLGVRVHAVETAPMAVALAGQVDEVTVCRGRSDELWYEAAGAAVRTARPDGVLAFSEPHVLAAALVQDELGLPGPSLRAAATSRNKALQRARFTAAGIGQPDYLVTDRLADAAEWAASRLPVVVKPLSSAGSAGVELVADQAAFAEVAARRDSEGRLLVEQAVSGPEYSWEALVREGKVWFANLTEKETSGPPHFVETAHRVPAPVDGVTRAVADDLGAAVLDALGMRTGIVHLEFRLTPTGSSVMEIAVRTPGDRLMDLLGLAHGVDWYEAAVRMALGRDLPALPPGPTRHTAVCFPPASPGTVTAVHGLADVLAHPCVVEAEVSIALGGAVAPVRSSAERVGQVLLAADAPAVLSAALADVRATLHVETRPAGA, encoded by the coding sequence ATGCAGAGGCTGCTGCTGGTCGGAGTCGGACTGACAGGGCGGCCCTACGCCGCCGCCGCCCGCCGGCTCGGCGTGCGGGTGCACGCAGTGGAGACCGCGCCCATGGCGGTGGCGCTGGCCGGCCAGGTCGACGAGGTGACGGTGTGCCGGGGCCGCTCGGACGAGCTGTGGTACGAGGCCGCCGGCGCCGCGGTGCGCACCGCCCGGCCCGACGGGGTGCTGGCCTTCAGCGAGCCGCACGTCCTGGCCGCCGCACTGGTCCAGGACGAACTCGGGCTGCCGGGCCCCTCGTTGCGCGCCGCCGCGACGTCGCGCAACAAGGCGCTGCAGCGGGCCCGGTTCACGGCGGCGGGCATCGGCCAGCCCGACTACCTGGTGACCGACCGGCTCGCCGACGCCGCCGAGTGGGCCGCGTCCCGGCTTCCCGTGGTCGTCAAGCCGCTGTCCTCGGCGGGCAGTGCGGGCGTCGAACTCGTCGCGGATCAAGCCGCGTTCGCCGAGGTGGCCGCACGCCGGGACAGCGAGGGCCGGCTCTTGGTCGAACAGGCCGTGAGCGGACCCGAGTACAGCTGGGAAGCGCTGGTGCGCGAGGGCAAGGTGTGGTTCGCCAACCTGACCGAGAAGGAGACCAGCGGTCCGCCCCACTTCGTGGAGACGGCGCACCGCGTCCCGGCCCCGGTCGACGGGGTCACCCGGGCGGTCGCCGACGACCTCGGCGCGGCGGTGCTCGACGCCCTCGGCATGCGCACCGGCATCGTGCACCTGGAGTTCCGTCTCACCCCGACGGGATCCTCCGTCATGGAGATCGCCGTACGCACACCGGGGGACCGCCTCATGGACCTGCTCGGCCTCGCCCACGGCGTCGACTGGTACGAGGCGGCGGTTCGCATGGCGCTCGGCCGGGACCTGCCGGCCCTGCCGCCCGGTCCGACGCGGCACACGGCGGTCTGCTTTCCCCCGGCGTCCCCCGGCACCGTCACCGCCGTTCACGGGCTCGCCGACGTCCTCGCCCACCCTTGCGTGGTGGAGGCCGAGGTGAGCATCGCGCTGGGTGGTGCCGTCGCACCGGTCCGCTCCTCGGCCGAGCGCGTCGGCCAGGTCCTCCTCGCCGCCGACGCCCCGGCCGTGCTCTCCGCGGCACTCGCCGACGTCCGCGCCACGCTCCATGTCGAGACCCGTCCGGCAGGCGCCTGA
- a CDS encoding MFS transporter produces the protein MTTEPSARRAADEPRTPLALLRSWLPPGDSARRLIAASFADSLGTGLFIAGSALFFTRVLGLTTVQVGIGLSLAGLAGFLGMVPLGRLADRIGGKRAIMALYVWRGACFAVYPLAREPEVFFVLAFLIGIAEWGGGPIVQGIVGTVEGEASRVRTMAVIASVRNVGFSLGAVLASLALATDSGTAFTALVLVDALTFFAAAALLSRLPAAANGAAVGLATARAPSAGSVLRVHDPRFLALSVLNGVLFLHAILLTVALPLWIATRTEVPPAVTGAVVVLNTVLVVLLQVRLSRSSLDLLSAARRQQWSGWTLAGCCLLTALSASAGPVVATALVIAATAALTLGEIWQSVGAWRLSYVLSPEDRRGYYLSVYELGTSAASAAGPALLTWAVIENGRAGWIGLAACFAFTGIAITSIAHRAGRAVGAPAPTTPKDQAPSPAHESSQER, from the coding sequence GTGACGACTGAGCCGAGCGCCCGGCGGGCGGCCGACGAGCCCCGCACGCCGCTCGCCTTGCTGCGCTCCTGGCTGCCCCCCGGCGACAGCGCGCGCAGGCTCATAGCCGCGTCGTTCGCCGACTCCCTGGGCACCGGTCTGTTCATCGCGGGCTCGGCCCTGTTCTTCACCCGGGTCCTGGGCCTTACGACCGTCCAGGTCGGCATCGGTTTGTCCCTGGCCGGGCTGGCCGGGTTCCTGGGTATGGTGCCGCTGGGCCGGCTGGCCGACCGGATCGGCGGCAAGCGCGCCATCATGGCCCTGTACGTGTGGCGGGGCGCCTGCTTCGCTGTCTATCCCCTCGCCCGCGAGCCCGAGGTCTTCTTCGTCCTCGCGTTTCTCATCGGCATCGCGGAATGGGGCGGCGGCCCTATCGTCCAGGGCATCGTCGGCACCGTCGAGGGTGAGGCGTCCCGAGTGCGGACCATGGCTGTGATCGCCTCCGTCCGCAACGTCGGTTTCAGCCTGGGCGCGGTACTCGCCTCCCTCGCCCTGGCCACGGACAGCGGTACGGCGTTCACCGCCCTGGTGCTCGTCGACGCGCTGACGTTCTTCGCTGCCGCGGCGCTGCTGTCCCGGCTGCCCGCCGCCGCCAACGGCGCGGCCGTCGGCCTTGCGACCGCCCGCGCCCCGTCGGCCGGCTCCGTGCTGCGGGTGCACGACCCCAGGTTCCTGGCGCTGTCGGTCCTCAACGGCGTGCTGTTCCTGCACGCCATCCTGCTCACCGTGGCGCTCCCGCTGTGGATCGCGACCAGGACCGAGGTGCCCCCGGCGGTCACCGGCGCCGTCGTCGTCCTCAACACCGTGCTCGTGGTGCTGCTCCAGGTCCGCCTCAGCCGCAGCTCCCTCGACTTGCTCAGCGCCGCCCGCCGCCAGCAGTGGTCCGGCTGGACCCTGGCCGGCTGCTGCCTGCTGACGGCTCTTTCCGCGAGCGCCGGACCCGTCGTGGCGACCGCTCTGGTCATCGCCGCGACGGCGGCGCTGACCTTGGGCGAGATCTGGCAGTCGGTCGGCGCGTGGCGGCTGTCCTACGTGCTGTCCCCCGAGGACCGCCGCGGCTACTACCTGTCGGTGTACGAACTGGGCACCAGCGCCGCCTCCGCGGCGGGACCCGCGCTCCTCACCTGGGCGGTGATCGAGAACGGCCGGGCGGGCTGGATCGGCCTGGCTGCCTGCTTCGCCTTCACCGGCATCGCGATCACATCGATCGCACACCGGGCCGGCCGCGCGGTCGGCGCCCCGGCCCCCACGACGCCGAAGGACCAGGCGCCGTCCCCGGCACACGAGTCATCACAGGAGAGGTGA
- a CDS encoding cupin domain-containing protein, whose amino-acid sequence MTLQPRLVVAARTEDGTSVAAVDRPVPPVAVGAWPGSRFYLAWGSEDGGARVGNGMPAPVTLPFFPGPGGTRLLFARYEAQFTTPVPVGDPDELAAEAEEKLPGLLDVFEPGGSPLHTTDTLDYGICLQGELHLELDDGREVLITPGTCVVQLGTRHAWHNRGTEAALMCFVGIGADRDD is encoded by the coding sequence ATGACCCTGCAGCCCCGCCTCGTCGTGGCCGCCCGCACCGAGGACGGCACGTCCGTCGCCGCCGTCGACCGTCCCGTCCCGCCCGTCGCCGTCGGCGCCTGGCCCGGCTCGCGGTTCTACCTCGCCTGGGGCAGCGAGGACGGTGGCGCCCGGGTCGGCAACGGCATGCCCGCGCCCGTCACCCTGCCCTTCTTCCCCGGCCCCGGCGGCACCCGTCTGCTGTTCGCCCGCTATGAGGCGCAGTTCACCACCCCGGTGCCGGTGGGCGACCCGGACGAGCTCGCCGCCGAGGCCGAGGAGAAGCTCCCCGGCCTCCTGGACGTCTTCGAACCCGGCGGGTCCCCCCTGCACACCACCGACACTCTCGACTACGGGATCTGTCTGCAGGGCGAGCTCCACCTCGAACTCGACGACGGCCGGGAGGTATTGATCACCCCCGGCACCTGTGTCGTCCAGCTCGGCACCCGCCACGCCTGGCACAACCGCGGTACCGAGGCAGCCCTGATGTGCTTCGTCGGGATCGGGGCCGACCGTGACGACTGA
- a CDS encoding ATP-grasp domain-containing protein, which produces MHILVMHRVPDSFVRYAEQIDHEAHDVTYVSAPDRLATLPDGVRGRRIERAGTGDTADEVLAAVAGLPRPDLVVALSEYDLLPAARVREALGVDGPDVRAVLPTRDKVVMKSAVVAAGIRAPRFAPLATALAQGAGSLPWSGRTVLKPLAGASSEGISTHPGPAEALAAATGVDVDSFEVEEFVEGPVIHVDGLLATGAPVAVQASRYVGTCLGYAAGRPLGSVQIDTTPRITEWALACLRAVGIEDGPFHLEGVDTPEGLVFLEVGARVGGADVVDTFELATGVHMPSVQVRLMVDGSGAPPLARTPGPHERYGWFAVPGHTLGTRYCRIEGEKPFRDDPVVLRWLQRAPDEPVKDVITYADADVPIAGVAGPATTDLLERFFTEFFASVSVAPAEEPS; this is translated from the coding sequence ATGCACATCCTGGTCATGCACCGCGTCCCCGACTCGTTCGTACGCTACGCCGAGCAGATCGACCACGAGGCCCACGATGTCACCTACGTGAGCGCCCCCGACCGGCTCGCCACCCTCCCCGACGGCGTGCGCGGCCGCCGCATCGAACGCGCGGGCACCGGCGACACCGCCGACGAGGTGCTCGCCGCCGTGGCCGGTCTGCCCCGGCCCGACCTGGTCGTCGCCCTGTCCGAGTACGACCTGCTCCCCGCCGCCCGCGTACGGGAGGCGCTGGGGGTCGACGGCCCCGACGTACGGGCCGTGCTCCCCACGCGCGACAAGGTCGTGATGAAGTCGGCGGTCGTCGCGGCGGGCATCCGCGCCCCCCGCTTCGCCCCGCTGGCCACGGCGCTCGCACAGGGCGCCGGGTCCCTGCCCTGGAGCGGACGCACCGTCCTCAAGCCGCTCGCGGGCGCCTCCAGTGAGGGGATCTCCACGCATCCCGGACCGGCCGAGGCGCTGGCGGCGGCCACCGGCGTCGACGTGGACTCCTTCGAAGTCGAGGAGTTCGTCGAGGGGCCGGTCATCCACGTCGACGGGCTGCTGGCGACGGGCGCACCCGTCGCCGTCCAGGCGAGCCGGTACGTCGGCACCTGCCTGGGCTACGCCGCGGGCCGGCCGCTGGGATCGGTGCAGATCGACACCACGCCCAGGATCACCGAGTGGGCGCTGGCCTGTCTGCGTGCCGTCGGCATCGAGGACGGTCCCTTCCACCTGGAGGGCGTCGACACCCCCGAGGGCCTGGTCTTCCTGGAGGTGGGGGCACGCGTCGGCGGCGCGGACGTGGTCGACACCTTCGAGCTGGCCACCGGGGTGCACATGCCTTCCGTCCAGGTCCGGCTGATGGTCGACGGGTCCGGCGCCCCGCCCCTTGCCAGGACCCCGGGCCCCCACGAGCGGTACGGCTGGTTCGCCGTGCCCGGCCACACCCTCGGCACCCGCTACTGCCGGATCGAGGGGGAGAAGCCCTTCCGCGACGACCCGGTGGTGCTGCGCTGGTTGCAGCGCGCCCCCGACGAGCCGGTCAAGGACGTGATCACGTATGCCGACGCCGACGTCCCGATCGCGGGCGTGGCCGGCCCCGCCACCACCGACCTACTGGAGCGCTTCTTCACCGAGTTCTTCGCATCGGTGAGCGTGGCCCCGGCAGAGGAGCCGTCATGA
- a CDS encoding ATP-grasp domain-containing protein, with translation MTHPQEKPLLLVITSGLRHYREYLLRSMSHRYRVHLIDSVAPTWELPYLYGSTVVSDTGARSVLEAAREVAAREAVSGVMSWHEEHIVQAALVAEELGLPGTAADTVRRCRDKFATRTALAAAGLPQPRFELTGSREEALAAAERLGYPVVIKPRAAGGSQGVVLVHDPAGLSRQFETTRDVPVPHAPDFDRVVLVEEYLEGPEISVDAVVHGGCVTPLFVGRKEVGYPPYFEETGHRVDSADPLLSDPDLLRALTGIHEALGCSDGWTHSELKLTPQGPKLIEVNGRLGGDLIPYLGMRASGIDPGLAAADVACGAAPHTAPSAAGVAGVRFFYPEHNDSVIASVGFDDDGLSTETDLLVTLVEPGDVVSPPRQGLIDGRVALATAVAATARECADALDRAQGALRLSVTEPSLAPVR, from the coding sequence ATGACGCACCCCCAGGAGAAGCCGCTGCTGCTGGTGATCACCAGCGGCCTGCGGCACTACCGCGAGTACCTGTTGCGGTCAATGTCCCACCGCTACCGGGTCCATCTGATCGACTCCGTCGCCCCCACCTGGGAGCTGCCCTACCTGTACGGCTCCACCGTGGTGTCCGACACCGGCGCCCGGTCCGTGCTGGAGGCCGCCCGGGAGGTCGCGGCACGCGAGGCGGTGTCCGGCGTCATGAGCTGGCACGAGGAGCACATCGTGCAGGCGGCCCTGGTCGCCGAGGAGCTCGGCCTGCCCGGCACCGCGGCCGATACCGTCCGCCGATGCCGGGACAAGTTCGCCACCCGTACCGCGCTCGCCGCCGCCGGACTGCCTCAGCCGCGCTTCGAGCTGACCGGGAGCCGCGAGGAGGCGCTGGCCGCCGCCGAGCGGCTGGGCTACCCGGTGGTGATCAAGCCGCGCGCCGCCGGCGGCAGCCAGGGCGTCGTCCTGGTCCACGACCCGGCCGGGCTGTCCCGGCAGTTCGAGACCACCCGCGACGTCCCGGTCCCGCACGCACCCGACTTCGACCGGGTGGTGCTCGTCGAGGAGTACCTGGAGGGCCCGGAGATCAGCGTCGACGCAGTGGTCCACGGCGGCTGTGTCACTCCGCTGTTCGTGGGACGCAAGGAGGTGGGCTACCCGCCGTACTTCGAGGAGACCGGGCACCGCGTCGACAGCGCCGACCCGCTGCTGAGCGACCCAGACCTTCTGCGCGCCCTGACCGGCATCCACGAGGCCCTCGGCTGCAGCGACGGCTGGACGCACAGCGAGCTCAAGCTCACCCCTCAGGGCCCCAAGCTGATCGAGGTCAACGGACGCCTGGGCGGCGACCTGATCCCCTACCTCGGCATGCGCGCCTCGGGCATCGACCCGGGGCTGGCCGCGGCCGACGTCGCCTGCGGCGCCGCCCCGCACACGGCCCCGTCGGCCGCGGGCGTGGCGGGCGTGCGGTTCTTCTACCCGGAGCACAACGACTCCGTCATCGCGTCGGTCGGCTTCGACGACGACGGGCTGTCCACCGAGACCGACCTGCTGGTGACACTGGTGGAGCCGGGCGACGTGGTGTCCCCGCCGCGTCAGGGCCTGATCGACGGGCGCGTCGCCCTCGCCACAGCGGTGGCCGCCACCGCGCGGGAGTGCGCAGACGCCCTGGACCGAGCGCAGGGCGCGCTGCGCCTGTCGGTCACCGAGCCGTCCCTCGCACCGGTGCGGTAG
- a CDS encoding aminotransferase class I/II-fold pyridoxal phosphate-dependent enzyme has translation MSPLAGAFARLRALQHGIPTPPGLDPVQLHLGEARLGGGGLDTVLLADANGWSGYPSPGGTDELRSAYQGWLARRFGVREGPADGRVAVEPTPGSKQAVAVAVARAVARVRPEGGPAAVVMPNPFYPTYHAAALAAGARPVFYRVDGDTAAGVEAAVAAADAPVAAVVVCSPGNPRGEVLPEDALRAVERTAAAAGALLVVDECYTDLWLERPPTGFLSLVERGAVEPGRFLVLHSLSKRSGAPGLRSGFAAGDPATVADYAHYNRACGVSTPAPVCAAAAELWRDETHVRRARRALARNWELAGELLAAVPGYRRAAAGFFLWLPADDDEATARRLWRDHALSVMPGRYLAAEEPKGGNPGAGHLRIALVHPEPVMRTALARLRNAMVPGPRPAA, from the coding sequence GTGAGCCCACTCGCCGGCGCCTTCGCCCGGCTGCGCGCCCTGCAGCACGGCATCCCCACGCCACCGGGGCTCGACCCGGTCCAGCTCCACCTGGGCGAGGCCCGCCTCGGGGGCGGCGGCCTCGACACCGTGCTCCTGGCCGACGCCAACGGCTGGAGCGGCTATCCGAGCCCGGGCGGCACGGACGAGCTGCGCAGCGCCTACCAGGGGTGGCTGGCACGGCGCTTCGGCGTGCGGGAAGGCCCGGCCGACGGACGCGTGGCGGTCGAGCCCACCCCGGGCAGCAAACAGGCCGTGGCCGTCGCCGTGGCCCGCGCGGTGGCCCGGGTCCGGCCGGAGGGCGGCCCAGCGGCGGTCGTCATGCCGAACCCGTTCTACCCGACCTACCACGCTGCCGCCCTGGCGGCGGGCGCCCGGCCGGTGTTCTACCGCGTCGACGGCGACACCGCCGCCGGAGTGGAGGCGGCCGTAGCGGCGGCGGACGCCCCCGTCGCGGCGGTCGTCGTGTGCAGCCCCGGCAACCCGCGCGGCGAGGTCCTCCCCGAGGACGCCCTGCGGGCCGTGGAGAGGACCGCGGCCGCCGCCGGGGCCCTGCTCGTCGTCGACGAGTGCTACACCGACCTCTGGCTCGAACGGCCGCCGACCGGGTTCCTGTCGCTGGTGGAGCGCGGCGCGGTGGAGCCCGGCCGGTTCCTCGTGCTGCACAGCCTGTCCAAGCGGTCCGGGGCGCCGGGGCTCCGCAGCGGGTTCGCCGCGGGCGACCCGGCGACCGTGGCCGACTACGCGCATTACAACCGGGCGTGCGGCGTGTCGACCCCCGCGCCCGTGTGCGCCGCGGCCGCCGAGCTGTGGCGCGACGAGACCCACGTACGGCGGGCGCGGCGGGCCCTGGCCCGCAACTGGGAGCTCGCGGGCGAACTGCTGGCCGCCGTGCCGGGCTACCGCAGGGCGGCGGCCGGGTTCTTCCTGTGGCTGCCGGCCGACGACGACGAGGCCACGGCCCGCAGGCTCTGGCGCGACCACGCCCTGTCCGTGATGCCCGGCCGCTACCTCGCCGCCGAGGAGCCCAAGGGCGGCAACCCGGGCGCCGGACACCTGCGGATCGCGCTCGTGCACCCGGAGCCGGTGATGCGCACAGCGCTCGCCCGCCTGCGGAACGCCATGGTGCCCGGCCCTCGCCCGGCGGCCTGA
- a CDS encoding 2,3,4,5-tetrahydropyridine-2,6-dicarboxylate N-succinyltransferase: MHSRALIEGAFERRAGLTPADLAELAPHVEAGLAALDRGELRAANPVDGVWVANTFVKKLILLSFPLGRNELADSGPGRPRTFDKVPLKFEDWQEDDFEKARIRVVAGAVVRRGAHVAPGAVLMPSFVNIGAYVGAGTMVDTWATVGSCAQVGERCHISGGAGIGGVLEPIGDSPVVIEDDVFIGARSEIAEGVRVRRGAVIGMGVYLGASTPIVDRASGEVLRGEVPENAVVVAGARTDPSRPELSTYAAVIVKYADERTRGKTALNDLVRD, encoded by the coding sequence ATGCATTCCAGAGCGCTGATCGAGGGTGCCTTCGAGCGCCGCGCCGGGCTGACACCGGCGGACCTCGCGGAGCTCGCCCCGCACGTCGAGGCCGGTCTGGCCGCCCTCGACCGGGGCGAACTGCGGGCCGCGAACCCGGTCGACGGGGTGTGGGTCGCCAACACCTTCGTCAAGAAGCTGATCCTGCTGTCCTTCCCGCTCGGGCGGAACGAGCTCGCGGACTCCGGCCCCGGACGGCCCAGGACCTTCGACAAGGTGCCGCTGAAGTTCGAGGACTGGCAGGAGGACGACTTCGAGAAGGCGCGGATCCGGGTGGTCGCGGGCGCCGTCGTGCGCCGCGGCGCCCACGTGGCACCGGGCGCCGTACTCATGCCGTCCTTCGTCAACATCGGCGCCTACGTGGGCGCCGGAACCATGGTCGACACCTGGGCCACAGTCGGCTCCTGCGCCCAGGTGGGCGAGCGCTGCCACATCTCCGGCGGCGCCGGTATCGGCGGCGTCCTCGAACCGATCGGTGACAGCCCCGTGGTCATCGAGGACGACGTGTTCATCGGCGCGCGCAGCGAGATCGCCGAAGGCGTACGGGTGCGGCGCGGAGCCGTCATCGGCATGGGCGTCTACCTCGGCGCGTCCACCCCCATCGTGGACCGGGCGAGCGGCGAGGTGCTGCGCGGCGAGGTTCCGGAGAACGCCGTCGTGGTCGCCGGGGCACGCACCGACCCGAGCCGGCCCGAACTCTCCACGTACGCCGCGGTGATCGTCAAGTACGCCGACGAGCGCACCCGGGGCAAGACCGCGCTGAACGACCTGGTGCGGGACTGA